In Haloterrigena turkmenica DSM 5511, a single genomic region encodes these proteins:
- a CDS encoding GNAT family N-acetyltransferase has protein sequence MSALEPTLYRSIEPINENQWNNVVTQSDRGTVYQRYEWVRAIEEAFDHEPRHVVVEKSGNPIALMPNFKTDLPVPDAVTETLPVAPPLEQLVSLPTGFGGPVVLTDEADALDMLFDGLESTSERTVVTHAIETYDLEYVRYGQYLQTRGYEPSFESCLFLIDLTDGWDSILEGMDKGRRRDIRKGNEQEYQIEIDPLGTDLETTYDWYVKNLERVDGSPLPKAFFESLADRLEDRLRVFRAVVEGEEVGRYVYLLDDEGGVLHHWLSAIPDSDNYQYHPSELLHERGIKWGIEQGYERYNFGKTGSHFSNSVFRFKHKYGGTAVPVFKVEKGYSRVAWPLYQLGREKYVEKSL, from the coding sequence GTGTCAGCACTCGAACCGACTCTGTACCGGAGCATCGAACCGATAAACGAGAACCAGTGGAACAACGTCGTCACCCAGTCCGACCGCGGGACCGTCTACCAGCGCTACGAGTGGGTGCGGGCGATCGAGGAGGCGTTCGACCACGAGCCTCGCCACGTCGTCGTCGAGAAGAGCGGCAATCCGATCGCCCTCATGCCTAACTTCAAGACCGACCTCCCCGTCCCCGACGCGGTCACGGAGACGCTCCCCGTCGCGCCGCCGCTCGAGCAGCTGGTCTCCCTGCCGACCGGATTCGGCGGCCCGGTCGTCCTCACCGACGAGGCCGACGCGCTCGACATGCTGTTCGACGGCCTCGAGTCGACCAGCGAGCGCACCGTCGTCACCCACGCCATCGAGACCTACGACCTCGAGTACGTGCGGTACGGCCAGTACCTCCAGACGCGGGGGTACGAGCCGTCGTTTGAGTCGTGTCTGTTCCTGATCGACCTGACAGACGGCTGGGATTCGATCCTCGAGGGGATGGACAAGGGCCGACGCCGCGACATCCGAAAGGGCAACGAACAGGAGTATCAGATCGAGATCGACCCGCTCGGGACGGACCTCGAGACGACCTACGACTGGTACGTCAAGAACCTGGAGCGCGTCGACGGCTCGCCGCTCCCGAAGGCGTTCTTCGAGTCCCTGGCCGACCGACTCGAGGATCGGCTGCGGGTCTTCAGGGCCGTCGTCGAGGGAGAGGAAGTCGGTCGGTACGTCTACCTCTTAGACGACGAGGGCGGGGTCCTCCACCACTGGTTGTCGGCGATCCCGGATTCGGACAACTATCAGTACCACCCCTCCGAACTCCTCCACGAACGCGGGATCAAATGGGGGATCGAGCAGGGGTACGAGCGGTACAACTTCGGGAAAACCGGCTCGCACTTCTCGAACTCGGTCTTCCGGTTCAAACACAAGTACGGGGGGACGGCCGTCCCCGTCTTCAAGGTCGAGAAGGGGTACTCGCGCGTCGCGTGGCCGTTGTACCAGCTCGGGCGCGAGAAGTACGTCGAAAAATCTCTCTAA
- a CDS encoding lipid II:glycine glycyltransferase FemX, giving the protein MSIRVSVADPSEQETWNKYVDRSPQGTVFHRYEALECLRNHSGATLYPLIGYKGEQPVGIFPVFELNSGPFSLVFSPPYELGIPNLGPALVHLDQLKQRKREKRHLRFMESCLEWIDEEIDPQYTYVETDWHYEDTRPFAWNDFDVSPSYTYVIPLEDSPSEEELIGRFSQNPRRLIRNAQDRDYSVEVGDRDDLKWITQQVIERYEEQDRTPHLSVDYVLELYDRLPEGTVRPLVLALEGERVTGNILTDSGDRVRAWQGGTRVEMDFPANELVEWHGMLDAIERDVPSYELVGANTRRLTTWKAKFSPETRTYYSAKRSTVSMELAESLYVNLRDSSELLSRLSPATN; this is encoded by the coding sequence ATGAGTATTCGTGTTTCAGTAGCCGATCCGTCAGAACAGGAGACGTGGAACAAGTACGTCGATCGCTCCCCGCAGGGAACGGTCTTTCACCGGTACGAGGCCCTCGAGTGTCTCCGAAATCATTCGGGCGCGACGCTGTACCCGCTGATAGGGTACAAGGGGGAGCAGCCGGTCGGGATCTTCCCCGTCTTCGAACTGAACAGCGGCCCGTTCTCGCTGGTCTTCTCTCCGCCGTACGAACTCGGCATTCCGAACCTCGGGCCCGCACTGGTACACTTAGACCAGTTGAAACAGCGAAAACGAGAGAAACGGCACCTCCGATTCATGGAGAGCTGTCTCGAGTGGATCGACGAGGAGATCGATCCCCAGTACACCTACGTCGAGACCGACTGGCACTACGAGGACACGCGACCGTTTGCCTGGAACGACTTCGACGTTTCCCCGTCGTACACGTACGTCATCCCGCTGGAGGATTCGCCCAGCGAGGAGGAGTTGATCGGTCGATTCAGCCAGAACCCACGGCGACTGATCCGGAACGCCCAGGACAGGGACTACAGCGTCGAGGTCGGAGATCGCGACGACCTCAAGTGGATCACCCAGCAGGTCATCGAGCGATACGAGGAACAGGATCGGACGCCGCATCTCTCCGTCGATTACGTCTTGGAACTGTACGATCGACTCCCGGAGGGGACCGTCCGACCGTTGGTTCTCGCGCTCGAGGGCGAGCGAGTGACGGGCAACATCCTCACCGATAGTGGGGATCGGGTCCGCGCCTGGCAGGGCGGGACGCGCGTCGAGATGGACTTTCCCGCGAACGAACTGGTCGAGTGGCACGGTATGCTCGACGCGATCGAGCGCGATGTGCCCAGTTACGAACTCGTCGGCGCGAACACGCGCCGACTGACCACGTGGAAGGCGAAGTTCAGCCCGGAGACGCGGACCTACTACTCGGCGAAACGGTCGACGGTGAGCATGGAACTGGCCGAGAGCCTCTACGTCAACCTCCGAGACAGCAGCGAGTTGCTCTCGCGACTGTCTCCGGCGACGAACTAG